Genomic window (Victivallis lenta):
GGAGCATCACAACGCAATCCGTGTTCGGCGCATCGAAGCCGCAAGTCAAAACGTTGACGTTCGCCAGAAACTTGAGCGGCGGCTTCGGTGTTCCGAAAAGATCCGCCGGGATGAATTCCCCCTTGAACCGGGCGATGATTTCAGCCCGTTCGGCAGGCGACGTATCACCGGTCACGATCGCACACTCCTTGCCGGAAAACGCCTGGATTTTTTCCGCAACATGCTTGCAATGATCCACCGAAGCGGTGAAAATCAGCACGGACTTGCGGTCGCGGGTCAGCTCCACAATCTCCCGGCAGGCGGATGTCACCAGCGCATCGTTGTCCATTGCGGCGGCGACCTCGTCGCTGATGAACTCGCCGCCACGGATGTGCAGGTTTGCCAGATTCGCCTCCGCGCGGCCCGCCCGGGAAATCAGCGGGGAAAGATATCCCTGCTGAATCATTTCCTTGAGCCCCGCCTCATAGCAGATCTCGTTCAGGATGTTTTCCGGCTTGCAGATGAGCCCGCCTTTGAGCCGGAAGGGCGTTGCCGTCAGCCCGATCACCCGGACGTGTGGATTGATGACCTTCATATCGGCCAGAAAGGTTCGGTACATGCCGTCCCCTTCGCTGCTGATCAGGTGTGCTTCATCCACGATGACAAGGTCAAAGGCGTCCAGCTCGCAGGCCTTGTTGTACACGCTTTGAATCCCGGCGACAATGACCTGCTCCGTGGCGTCGCGGCTCCTGAGTCCGGCGGAATAGATGCCGATCTTCAATTCCGGACAGAGTTTGCGGATCTTGTCGGCATTCTGTTCCAGCAATTCCTTGACATGGGCAAGGATCAGCACGCGTCCATTCCATTTTTCCACGGAATCCTTTGCGATCTGAGCGAGAACCAGACTTTTGCCCGTATTGTGATGGACTACAAAGTTTCCATCAACATACAAATGGTCACCGTCCAGTTCAAATCCATAAAAATCATCCTCCGATAAGATTTCTACCGAGAAACCTGTACGAAGTACATTTTTCTTTTGCTGGCGAACATGAAAGACATGCCGTTTTCTACGGCATGGGATCGGCGACAAATCGCCGGAAATATGCACCCGGTAGTACCAGCCGCCGGCTCCGGTCTGACAGGCGCAATATTTCTCATGACAGTTCGCCATGAATCCAAGACTTCTTGCAAGAAAAACAATATCACCGGCAAGTTCCCGGGATTGTGTGGTGATTTCCAAACAATGACCGTCGAAAAAGCCGTCACTGTCAAGAAGTCCAGCCAGCAATTGCAATCTGTCGGATCGGGAAGCGGTCAAATATTCCTTGGGAATGAACTTGTTATGAGCGCAATGCCCGCGCAAACCCAGCTGGTGCAGTATTTCAAAGAGAGGATTTTTCGCTCCCTTTGCAACGACAGCATAGTATGTCGGCACATTCCGGTCATTTTCGGTAACACGGACTGAACAGCCGATACTTTCTGCATATCGACTGAATTCATCACCAAGTTCCTCTTCCGCGCTGGTCAATCCGATGGCGTTAGTCATTATCCCATCGCCGAGGAGCAATCCCAGAATGTGCGGCGGAATCGGTAAGTTCTTCGGGATAGAAAAGTTCACCGGAACGCGATAGAGTTTCCTCAAATGCCTCCATGATTTCGATTTTGTCAGATACTCCCGGACAGTTATGTTGGTAATTTCGCCCCCTTTCTGGTAACAAGTAAAATCGCCTTTCCCTTCGTTTGTGCTGACCAGAGACAGAATGTGATTCATATTAACCACAAATGGTTCGCCCTTGATTGGCGTAATCCGTGCCATAGGTTCACGTCCGCGAGCCAGAGCAAGCACATGCCGAGGGGTTGAGTCTGCGCCCATGATGATATCACCAACCGATATGTCCTGTACTTTCCGGACAGTTCCGTCATACATCAAAATTGGGTGATCTTTTGCGTGACAGCCCGTGGGCAACACAACGCACGGGTTGTTGTCTTTTGTGCGGAGATGCTCGTAAACAGCCTCAACCGCCTCGGACTGATACGGTCGAGGAACGATCATTTCAGCCCTCCGAATTCCGTATGCCCGCCTTGATCAGGTCAAAGGCAAGCTGTGTTTTGATTTGCTCGAGACGCTGTCTGTCAATCTTCAGGATTCTCCGGATCGCGCCGTCTTTGTAGCCGTTCATATAGAGGAAACAGACCAACCGCCGGGTATCGTCGGTGATGTTCTTCACGAATTCCTGGACGATTTGCCTGCGTCGTCCGCCGTTCTGTCTTCCTTCTTCCATTCTGAAATCCTTATATAAGCCATTCCGTCCGGAGGCATCGGTTCGCGTTTGATGACGGTCAGCTTGCAGATCTGACTGTCGTCATTGTAAAGCCCGGCATGTGTGAAGGTGTCCAGGAGACACTTCAGAGAGTTGTCCACATCCCGGCGTCGATTGTCCGGAGGATACAGTTCAATGAACAGCTCCACCGGACCGGCAAATCCCCGTGTATGATCCTGCCGGAAACGTGCAACCACACGCTCCCGGAACTTCCGCCCGTCACGGGAGATCAGCACCCTCGGACCGACATGCCGATAGTAATGATTCACGCTGGGCGGCCACGGCAGTTCCAGTTCCAATGTCATTTCCTTGCCCATGGGGGCGCGGAGTTCGCACCGCTCTGCGGAGGCGGCGTCGCGGGCTTGGCGGCGGCAACGCCGGAAAGAGACGTTCGCGGACCGTAGCCCTTGATCTCGTTGACGATCTCGTCATCCTGATTCTTTTTACAGCGCACGGTGATTGTGAGTGGCAGATTGTGCAGTTCCACCGAATCACGCGGCTGAAGCACATTCACCGCGCGGCAGATGGCGGAGAGATCCGCCCGGGCGATCCGGACTGCGTCCGCGTTCGCATTTTCCAGATTCAGCCGCGCCCAGACCTTCCGGTTCTTGTATTCACCCTCGATGATCTCGAATTCCAGCTGGAGATACTGCCCGTTTCCCGTCCTGGTGGGCTTCATTTCCGATTCGGTGATGACAGCCTGGTATTTCCCGGCCGGAATCGGATCATAACCGGTCGATGGTTCGACTTCGTTCGCGTTGAAATTGATTGTGGACATTTGTGTTTCCTTCCATGTTATGCCATGCAATGGCTGTGGTGATTGAATGCTGTGATTTTCGGCGGTTCCGGGGGCGGTTTGCTTACCGCGACAGCCGGACTGCCGGGACACTGGATGTGTTCGTGATACTCAACAGGCGAATACTCATCCCGCACAGCACGGAACGGTTCCCCGACCTGGATCATTCCGCCGCAGACGTCACACACCAGCGGACGATTTGCCGTCCGGATTTTTTCGTGCATATTTCTTCACCTCGAAAACCTTTCTTTCCTTGAATTCCTCCTGCTTGCCCTTATTCCAGTTCGTCACGGGCCGAAAATACCCGCAGACGCGGCTGAAGACCTCGCAGATGGCTCCGCACTTACTCATGATGGTTCTCCTCGATTTTTGTGTATGCCTCAATGAATGCCTGCCAAGAGAGCGGAATTTCCGACGGCAGACCGTAGCGGTTCTTCGCGATGCAGGCGGGGCTTCCCACCGTGCGGATGATGCGTTCCCCGCCATCCGCGCCGATGGGAGCGGCGATCGCGCGTTCCCCGTTGAATCCGGCGTTCTCCTTTGTCACCCGGAACTTCTTGTTCGCGAACAGAACGGCGTCGACCCATTCCGCGATCAGGCTTGCAGCGTGCTTGTGGAGACGCGGGGTGTAGCGGTCGTAGGCGGCGTTTTCCGGATCTTCGAACCGTTCGACCTTCGCATGGGCGACCAGAATGACCATCATTCCGCGCTTGTCGCGCAGTTCCTGAAGCAAGTTGATGACCTTGCGCCAGTGAGTCAGCGCATGGGTATATCCCCTGCCGTAGCCGCCGTCGGCTTTTTCGATGGAACGGACACCGAATTCGCGGCAGACCTCGTCGAAGATGAGGCGCTCGAGCCAGTCAACGGAATCCACAACGACGGTCTGGAACTCGTGAGCTTCGTCCCGGAGCGCGGTCAGTTCTGCGATTACCTCGGAAAGCGAATGTGCAAGCGGGAATTTCCGGCAGTCGATTTCGCCGAGTCCGTCTTCCGTCTGGATGAAGATCGCATTTGGTGCTCCGGCTGCATAACTGCTCTTCCCTATACCTTCACTGCCGTAAATCATGATGCGCGGCGGCTTGTTTTCCCGCCCGGTTTGAATGTTGTCAAGCATTCCCATAATCTGTTTCCTTCCTCTTTTCAGCAGTTTGCCAATTCAATCTGAAGTGCTTTCACCAGTTTGCGGATTTGTATCTCATTCATCCGGGCATGAATGTCCGCCATGATGGAATGTACCAACTCCGCATCCGTGTCGGGTTCGATCTTTTCCTGCGGCCGCCTTGAACGCATGGTTTCCTCATAAGCGCGGTTGATGGAGTATTTCCCCTGTCGCAACGCCTCTTTGATTTCGTCTGTGGCATAAGCGTTGATTGCTCGGAGACGTTCCACCTTTTTACAGGAAATCCCTAAAGTTTCACCGAGATCAACGGAAGATTTTCCACGACTCATGCTGCAGGAGGAGTTGTTTGCCGGACGACCAGCTTTTTTTCTCATATCCAGCTGTTGAAGGCATTGAAGCAGTTCTCCGTTTGTCAAATTCCTGCGGTTTCTCTGACAGCGAATGGCATATTCCAATGCTTCGTTCTCATCGTTAAACTGGCGGCAGATGACAGGAACTGTCTCCAATCCGGCGGCGATTGCCGCTTTCAGGCGGGTGTGTCCATCAACTACAATCATCTTCCACACAACGATGGGATGCCCGAAATCAAAGCCGTTAACGTTCATATCGTCGATGATTTCCGCAAGAACTGTCTGCCGGATCGGGAAAAGGTTCCGAAACGGTTCTTCCATTTTCAGGCTCCAGACGGGAACTTGAACGAGCGGGAATTCGATATTGCAAAACTTACTGCTCATTTTCATTTTCTCCTGGTAACATGTCAGCAATCAGGTTGCCGATTTCAGAGGAAATCACATCTCTCAGGTTATTGCGCTCCTGGAGAGAATAGCCGATTTCCGGATATTCCTGAACTTCCCGTTCAAGCCGCAGCTTCACCATCTTGATGATGCTGACCTTGATTGCTTCAGAGCGGGATTCCTTCAGATCCTGCAACTCGGTTCCGGTCAAGGGAGGGAGTTCTCTCGCTTTGTCCTGTCGACGCGCCCTCATGGTTTCCTTATACCCTTTGTCGATCGACATATTTCCAGAAGCCACCGCATCACGAATTTTTGCCGTCGCGTGATTTTTGATGGTTCGAAGTTTTTCCACTTTTCCTCTGGAAATACCAAGGAGGTCAGCTGTTGCTTCTGACGATTTTCCGAAATTAGCCACGAACGTGGCTAATTTTCCCGGTCGACCGGCGGATTTTCTCTTGTCCAGCTCCGCAAGGCAATTCAGAAGCTCTTGTGGTGTCAGACTTCTCCGATGGCTCTGAGCTTTGATTGCATATTGAAGCGCCTCATCTTCCGAAGCGAACTCCTTTAATATGATCGGAATCTTGTTCAGATGAATTTTCTGTGCGGCGGCAAGACGGGTGTGCCCATCCACTACTGTGACTTTGTGACCGGCCCAGATGATGATCGGATGGGCAAAATCAAATCCGTTCTGCTTCATATCCTCCGCGATCTCGTTCAGGACACTTTCCTTGATCGGAAAGAGATCTTTGAAAGGCGATGCGGTGTGGATCGCGATGGTCGGCATCAGAGAAATTTTCTCTTCCATCATTTCACCTCGGGGAGCTCTTCGCTGTTGTTCCAGCGGAATACGGAGAGGTCGCGGCCTTTCAGAAACGCATTCCAGGCCTTGATGTAGAATGCCAGCGTTTCCCGAACCGTCAGCTTGTTTTTGCTGATGCGATTATCAATCAGCTTGCTGCGAAGCGTCATGATCGGATGCCCGGTATAAAGATTTTCTCCGGTCTTGACCAGCTTGATGAACTCTTCCGCTTTCTGAGGATTTTTCTTCAGAAAGAGGTAGAAACAGAATCCCATATGGGACTTCACGAAATGATGTGCGCCGCATTCCGCAACCGCTGCGGCATGTTCAAGCAAATCCCGGTTCTCGTCATAATACGGCTCAAGAACCGAATTACGGGTTTCCGTCTTTGCCGAACTTGAACGCATCTGCCGATCAAAGTTCTCGTAAATCCAGGCAAATTTTGTGATCATTGCCGCCGTGGTCGGGTGCTGGGATCCCTTGATTTTCAGAAGGTGATGAAAAAGTCTGGTGACTCCGCTGTCGATGGAGCCGACGGCTTCCTTCCTGACATTGTAGACAACGATCATTGTGACGGTGACCCCGGATTCAATGATCGCCCAGAGGCGATGCTGTCCGTCAAGAATCGTTCCATCCTCTGCGATTTTGATGGTTTCCCCGTTCTGTTCCCAGGCTCCGGAGGCCATGTCATTGGCATAGCGGGTAACGTTCAGCTGGCTGATATTCCGGTTCATGGTGTTGCGTTCCAGCATTTGGGCCGCCATATCCGGAGTGATGTCAAGCGTTTTTGTGATTATTTTCTTCATGATTTTCACCTTTCCTGTTTGCTGTTTTTTGAATTCAGAGTGTGTCAATGATACGGAGATCTTCATATCCGGTCGGCCAGACTCCGGAGATACAGCAGGCCCGGAAGCGCTCCAGGGCGCTTTTGTTGGAAAGTTCCGCCAGATCCAGCAGTTCATCCGTCAGTTTCCAGACCCCGGCGGAAAACGGTTCATTCTTTTCCACCGCAATGATGTGGACGGGGAAGTTTTTGCCGGTCACAATCCGGAGAATCGCCCGGTAAAACGCGAGCTGCTGGATGTAGCCATAGCGATGGCAGTCCGACTCGAACCAGCGGAGAGTGTCGCAGGTTTTCAGATCAACAAGCCCGGACTTCATGCTGAACCAATCCATCCGGATCTGGCAGGGAACGGAACAATATTCAGCCCGAACCACGCCTTCCGCGATCCCGTCCGCCAGCAGTTCCGACGCGAGCGGGTGCAGCCAGACGCCGCGCTGCAGTTTCAGGAGAAAGCTGAAGTCCTTTCCGGAAATGATTTCGCGCTCCTGAGTCGCCGCCCATTCCGCAAATGCCTTGGTGTTGCGCCCATAGGATTCGCCGGTCCGGGGATTGATCGGCCCGTCGGTCACAACATATTCGCGGTCAAAGGCGTTCCGCCCCTCCAGAATCAGGCAGTGCGCCGCGCGTCCCATGACGAATGCTGAGGATTCGCTTTCCGTGATTTCCCCGGAAACTTTCCTGCGGTAGAGAGCCGGGGATTCCCGGAAGTCGGCCAGGAGGTGGCTCGACATAAATTCTCCGTTGCGACTGCGGGCGTGATATTCCGTCGCCGGTTCATGGATGATGAATGAAAGATCAGTCATTTTTCAGAAATCTCCTTAAGGTTTTTGAAATAGCGTCTGAATGCGTTCATTACGTATGGAGGAGTAAAACCGTCTTCCAGGTAACGGCGCAGATCTCCGACATTCAGCTCAAAAATGGCTGCAATTAATTTAAGTGGATAATTGAATTCAATTTTGGCGACATGGAGAATATCTGCAATGCCAACCTCGCCGTCTGGATGACGCTTGAAGACTTTCTCTTTAAGATCAGCCATGGGATCGATGCTGTCGACATCAAAGACCTCCTCCATATCAATTTGGCAGAGCAAATCTTTTAAGGAGCACATGGCTTCATGATTGTTGCCGATATACTGTTTGATGACGGCAACGGCTGCCATAAGAACTTTTTTTTGTTTTCCAGTCACTTTAATTTTCCTTTGTTTGATTGCGGTTATGAGTGCTCTTTGTTTCCATCGGGTATATCTGCAAAAAAAAGTCTAATTGACGGGCTTTTTCTGATTTTTTTGAAAAAATCTTTCATTGAAGATGGCGCGAATCTGTTTCAAATACCTGCCTCTGAATGTGGAATTGGCAATCCCCAGTCTGCGGCAGACCTGAAGAACAGATTTTTCTTCAAACAACATTCTGGTTATTTTTTGCAGGTCTTGGGGCATCATTGCAATCACGGTGTCAATGTCATGAGACTGAGAGTCCCAATCAATGTTGTTCCGTGAATGTGATGCGTAGGCACGACAGTCATCTTTGTTTAAGGCAACATTATGATCATCGCCATTCTCAAAGAGATTCAGGTTCTGTGCGGAAAAGAGAACATAGTTTTTCCGTGTGAAGTATTTTCGCCGCGCTATGCGCATCCCTGATACTATGGTTAAGCGGGCAAAGGTTTGAATTGCCGACTTTTCCGGATCAAAATTTGAAAGTTCGTGATTCATATGTATCAGAATCTCCTGGCGGAGATCATCCTTGAAACTGTAAAGGATTTGATATTGTCGAATATTCTGATCAAGAATACATTCAAGAGATTCCCTGACATACGGCATGGCATAAACCTCATCAAACGTTGGAATGTGATGAATGGGAATGGCGGTTTCTGTATTTTGAACGGACAGAATTTGTTTTTGAGTCATCTCGACTGCTCCTTGGGGTTGTAGAGCGGTCGGGACGCCGTCAAAAAAATGGAGGTGGTCGGGCTGCGCCATTGATTTGGCGGCATTCCCGACCATCTCCGTTGTTCGGTTGCATGGTCAGCTAAATACCAGTTTTGCTATTGTAATACGACAGAAATGGGGGATCAGCCCTTAGATGGATGAGATGCTCTCCTCAATTTCAAAAGAGACCGGAAGTCCGGCTTGAATTTGGATTACCTTGATGAAGCCTTCCGCAATTTCACGGATTTCTTGGAAGAACTCTATGTGCTTCTCGGTCAGCAGAAAATCTCCATCCGACCGGGATTGACGATGGAGCGTTGTCCTTGTCCCGATTTTCCGGGATCGAACTTTCCTGCTGGCGCTGGTTGCAACGACATGACCGTTGCAAATGGAAAACTGTTCCAAACGCCCATAATCGACCGTTTGCATAAGTTTGAGAAGGTTTTGATCTCCTGCATTGAGTTGTTTGAATGTCATTTTTCTCTCCATGGTTATTGTTTGTCGTCATGGAGATAATGTATGTTGAAAATGGCAAAAGTGATTTCTTCGACAAATTTTCGTCATTTTTCGCCAAATGATCAACACTCAAATTGAGGTCAGAAAAAAAGTGAAAATTATCCACTTGTCGAAGAATTTTTCGACAAATCGCCATTTTGTCGAAGGATTTTGAGCTGTTTCGATGGATATATGTTGATATACAAGGAGTTGCGGTGGATAATATTGTCGAAGGATTTACAGGAGATTTTAATTTAAGTTTTTGATGGTCAATGGTTAAAATTGTCTAAACTTTTTTGCCAAAGACTCAGGCAAACATTTTGGAAAGTCGGTCCGATTTCTCCTGGACGGCTTCGACAATGGATTGTGGTGAAAGCGGAACGGCGTCCCCGCCTTGAGAAAGAATCCACGGAACAATGATCTCGGCGGGGACGGCAGGAATTGAGAATATCCATGAATCACGGTCTGGTTCTTTCTGCAAAGTCTGCCTGGTGTGCATCAAATTTGCCTCGGCGAATTTTCTTGCACGTCCGAATAATCTGATCTTGACATTGACTACAGGTTTGTAGCTGACTATGTTGTCTCTGCTGACCGACCTGATGATTTTCATATCCGGCTCAAAAGTTTCGTCAAGGATTTTGATATCTACAATTCGACTTATGACAAATGTACGAGGAGCACTTCTGAGAGTGCAGTAGGCTTTGAGCCGCCATTCTTTATCATACAGAAAAAGGACGTGTGGAGCGATTATTCTTTCAGTCGGAGGATTCCCTTGCTTGTCATCATATAGAATTTTTAAATACCGATGCTGCTGCCATGCCTCAAAAACAACGGGAAATATGGCTGATATATCAGTTGCTCCAGATTCGGCAAAGACAAGCAGGGAGTTTACAAGCGTGGTATCCAGAAAATCAGGATTGTTGCCTTTGAGAATTTCATCAACGGCAATCTTAATTTTTCCTTTTAGCGGCTCCGGGATGACATCCTCAGCAATTTTTGCTCCGATGATAAGTGCCAGTAAAGCGGATTCACTCAGATCCGCAGGGCAATTGAAATCCCATCCATGATGCTTTAAATAATAGCCTTTGTTTCTTCTGTCATAGGCCAATGGACAGTGAAACTCCTCCTTCAGGATTTGAACATCTCTGAACACTGTACGGATACAATAACGATCATGCGGGACAAGACCATCTACATGCTCAAGCGAATAATATTCCTCTAATATGTCTGCGGGAGAGTGGTATCCATTCCTTTTCAACAGCGAAGCAAGTCTAGCCAGCCGATGCAGCTGGATTCTTGACATCGTTGTTTTTCTGTTTTCCGAACTTCTCATCTTTTCTGCTTTTTTTTCCATTTTTTTCGACATCATGTTTTACACTGACATTATTTGTCATTCTAATGTGTTATTATATGCTGGAAATAAGAAAAAACAAGTTGAACGGCTGAGAAACAGGAAAATAACTGAAAGAAAGGGTTTGATTCATGAATACAGCATCGTATCGACTTAAGGAAGTCCGTATCGTCGGAGGATTTCTGGACGGCATAAACTATCGTTTTTCAGATAAACTGAACTGTATCATCGGTGCTCGAGGAACCGGGAAAACAACATTTCTTGAATTCATCCGGTATGCGTTGAATGCTATGCCAAAAGATACTGCTGCACAGAAACGGATCAAAAGTATTGTGGAAAATAATCTTGACGGCGGCAGGATAGATGTTCTAATTGAAACTCGAGAAGGAGTTTCTTACACGATAAGCAAATCCAGTGGCGAACAGCCTAAAGTTATAAAAGCTGATGGTTCCCCCTCTGGGTTGAATTTTACCCCGTCACTTTTCCGACTGGATGTTTTCAGTCAAAATGAAGTGGAAAATATAGCGGGACAATCGATGTCGCAGCTGGCTTTGATTGAAACATTTAATCAAGAAGTTTTTACCTCATTGAATGACAAGATTTCGGAATTGCGCAGTGCTCTTGTCGCGAACAGTGAGACAATGGCAAACCAGTCTAAGAAAATTTGTGAGTTGTCAGACAAGATCAGTCGATTGCCCGGACTCACAGCACAATTGAAAGAACTGTCTGCGGAAACCACGGAAATCTCCGCAGATGTTAATCGTGCTCTGGATCAGAAGGCGATCCGGGATCGAGAGAATATTTATGTGGAGGATTTGCAGAAATTGTATTCCGAAACCGCCGGAAAACTGAAGTCCCTGAAAGATTATATTGAATCCGCTCTATGCTGGAAAAGCCAAGCGGGGCTGGAGGATGGTGATAACTTTGAGATGATCCAAAAGCTCCGAAACGAGCTTGTTCTCAGCAACGATGCCATTAATTCTGGACTTGAGGCAATCATTGAAGAACTGCGAAGAAGCAACCGCAGGTTCAATGAAATCAAAGCGGCATTACGCCTGAAGCATGACGAGGCAGATATAATCTATTCCAAGTTGCTTGAAAAAAATAAAGCGGAGCAGGCCAAATCAGCAGAACGCAGAAAATTGGATAAAGAGCGGAATGCGCTTCTGATTATGCAGAATGAGCTGGGCGAAACCCAGCGGCAACAAGAACGAGTTCGAACTGAACGGGCCCAAATGCTTTCAGAACTTTCAGAAGCTCTTGATCTGCGATTTGCGCACCGGAAACAGATAGTTGACCGGATCAATTCTGAACTTATGCCAACTATCAGGGTTTCGATACAGCAATTCGGCAATCATGATAAATACCAGGAGTTTCTTGCTTCTGCATTGAGCTCGTGCGGGATTTATCATAATCAGGTAGCGCGCCGTCTCTCAGACCTGATTGCTCCGTCCCAGCTTGCAGAGCTCGTCCGTAATCAGGATGAGAAGACGCTCTACGAGAAAACACAATTGAATTCCAACCAGACAAAGGCCGTAATTTCCCGGCTGAACGATGAACGACTTCTTGCAGATATGGAAGTGGTTGATTTGCCGGATTTACCGAAAATCGAACTGAATGATCATGATACTTACAAAACAACAAACACGCTTTCCACAGGTCAGAAATGCAATACAATTTTACCGATTCTGCTTTTGGACAGTGAGCGTCCTTTGCTTGTTGATCAGCCGGAGGATAATCTGGACAACGGATTTGTACGGAAAACAATTGTAGACAGCATTCTGCGTGTCAAGCAGCATCGCCAGCTGGCGTTTGTAACGCATAATCCAAATATTCCGGTGCTGGGTGATGCAGAGCATATTTTGGTCTTGGACTCCGATGGTACGCATGGCGTCATGAGAAATTGTGGAACGGTGGATGAGTGCAAGGCGGATATAGTAGATTTGCTTGAGGGCGGAGCAGAGGCGTTCATACAGCGGAAAAATCGTTACTCATATTGAGGGGAAAATGCCTGTGGAATCAAATCTAATACCTGACAATTGGAGGGAACGGCTTGCTAAAGTAAAAGCCGCCCGTGCACGTTTGGAAAACTATTATGGAGATTCTGACGCTTTAGCGGTACTGGAAAAACACATTGCTGATGAGAAATGGGAAATCCGTCAGTGCGTAGCGGACGCAATCCCGCTGCTGCCGGAAAGCAGACTTACTCCATTTATTCCGCTATGTAAAGATTGCAATCATTATGTGTCCAATTCTGCGCAGCAGGCCATGGAACGGCGGAATATGTTTGTTGCAGAAACTAAGAAAAGAGAGCGTCGCAGAGCGGTTCTGTTCCAGAATTCAGAAAAACTCCGGAAAAAGTACGGTCCGGAAGCCGCGGAACTGGCTCGGAAAGATGCTGATCAGGCTTATGCCATGATGGTCGGACAGGTTGCTCATGATATCCGTACAGTTTTAACGCCGATCAAGTTCCGCATCCAGCGGTTGCCTTACCTTACAGAGGGTAAACTGCCGATCAATGAACAGCTTGAAATGCGTATTACAATTAATGAACTGAGAGAACATACCGAAATGATGGAACGTCTAACCGAAGATGTATTGACTCTGGTTCGAAAAACGCCGGAGAAACGAACACTTGAGAATCTGCGGGATTTGCTCAAAACAGCGAATGATATGGTTGCTGCCGTATTTAATGCCAAGGAACGTGACATCACCTGCATTGCCGTTAAATTGGACATCCCACAGGATATCACCTGCAGGGTTGTTCGGGACTTAATGCTGCGGGTATTCAGCAATTTGCTGAAGAATGCCTATGAATCATTCTGGCAGAGTAACGAAAAATTTAAGCCCGGACAAATTGATGTCCTTGCAAGAAAACAGGAGAACGGTGTTGAGATTGAAATCCGGGATAATGGGAAGGGAATGTCTCCGGCAGACCTAAAACTCATTCGTCAATTCAAACTTTTTAGAACTCTGAAGAGCTATGGTACTGGTTTCGGGCTTGCTATTGCCTACGAGAAAATCCATGATCATAATGGGAGCCTGACAATAGATTCCGTTGAAAATGCGGGAACGGTCGTGACAGTTTTCCTTCCAAATAAAGAAAGGTGAAAAAATGGCAAAATACAAGGGGCTTATCGTCGATGACAGCAAAGGTGTCCGCACCACGGTTGCTGCCATGCTTCAAATTCTCGGTCATGACAGCGATGCTGCAGCATCAGTAGAGGAAGCAAGAAAATTGATGGCAGAAAAGCAGTACGATTATATGCTGCTGGATATGGAAATACCACTAGCCGATGGCGGAGAAGCAGATACCGCCATCGGCCCCGCGTTTCTCATGGAAATTCGGCGGACCAGGAGGAAAGAAGTATTCCCGATCATTGTCATAACTGGTCGCATGCTAGACAAAGCGGAGTTTGCGGCATCTCTTCTTTGGAACGGGGCAAACGATTTTATTCCCAAGCCGTTTCCTATGAGCGGTCATACTCTGGAAGCGTCTATTTTGAAATTTCTTGAGGAGGCTGAACGATTTAAAATATCCAACCCGCACCCATTGGTTAACACGCAAAATAAAACAGCATGGTTAACCCGGAACGAAACGAACAACAAAAATGTTTGGAC
Coding sequences:
- a CDS encoding AAA family ATPase, with the translated sequence MNTASYRLKEVRIVGGFLDGINYRFSDKLNCIIGARGTGKTTFLEFIRYALNAMPKDTAAQKRIKSIVENNLDGGRIDVLIETREGVSYTISKSSGEQPKVIKADGSPSGLNFTPSLFRLDVFSQNEVENIAGQSMSQLALIETFNQEVFTSLNDKISELRSALVANSETMANQSKKICELSDKISRLPGLTAQLKELSAETTEISADVNRALDQKAIRDRENIYVEDLQKLYSETAGKLKSLKDYIESALCWKSQAGLEDGDNFEMIQKLRNELVLSNDAINSGLEAIIEELRRSNRRFNEIKAALRLKHDEADIIYSKLLEKNKAEQAKSAERRKLDKERNALLIMQNELGETQRQQERVRTERAQMLSELSEALDLRFAHRKQIVDRINSELMPTIRVSIQQFGNHDKYQEFLASALSSCGIYHNQVARRLSDLIAPSQLAELVRNQDEKTLYEKTQLNSNQTKAVISRLNDERLLADMEVVDLPDLPKIELNDHDTYKTTNTLSTGQKCNTILPILLLDSERPLLVDQPEDNLDNGFVRKTIVDSILRVKQHRQLAFVTHNPNIPVLGDAEHILVLDSDGTHGVMRNCGTVDECKADIVDLLEGGAEAFIQRKNRYSY
- a CDS encoding helix-turn-helix transcriptional regulator → MEKKAEKMRSSENRKTTMSRIQLHRLARLASLLKRNGYHSPADILEEYYSLEHVDGLVPHDRYCIRTVFRDVQILKEEFHCPLAYDRRNKGYYLKHHGWDFNCPADLSESALLALIIGAKIAEDVIPEPLKGKIKIAVDEILKGNNPDFLDTTLVNSLLVFAESGATDISAIFPVVFEAWQQHRYLKILYDDKQGNPPTERIIAPHVLFLYDKEWRLKAYCTLRSAPRTFVISRIVDIKILDETFEPDMKIIRSVSRDNIVSYKPVVNVKIRLFGRARKFAEANLMHTRQTLQKEPDRDSWIFSIPAVPAEIIVPWILSQGGDAVPLSPQSIVEAVQEKSDRLSKMFA
- a CDS encoding sensor histidine kinase codes for the protein MPVESNLIPDNWRERLAKVKAARARLENYYGDSDALAVLEKHIADEKWEIRQCVADAIPLLPESRLTPFIPLCKDCNHYVSNSAQQAMERRNMFVAETKKRERRRAVLFQNSEKLRKKYGPEAAELARKDADQAYAMMVGQVAHDIRTVLTPIKFRIQRLPYLTEGKLPINEQLEMRITINELREHTEMMERLTEDVLTLVRKTPEKRTLENLRDLLKTANDMVAAVFNAKERDITCIAVKLDIPQDITCRVVRDLMLRVFSNLLKNAYESFWQSNEKFKPGQIDVLARKQENGVEIEIRDNGKGMSPADLKLIRQFKLFRTLKSYGTGFGLAIAYEKIHDHNGSLTIDSVENAGTVVTVFLPNKER
- a CDS encoding ParB/RepB/Spo0J family partition protein — encoded protein: MMEEKISLMPTIAIHTASPFKDLFPIKESVLNEIAEDMKQNGFDFAHPIIIWAGHKVTVVDGHTRLAAAQKIHLNKIPIILKEFASEDEALQYAIKAQSHRRSLTPQELLNCLAELDKRKSAGRPGKLATFVANFGKSSEATADLLGISRGKVEKLRTIKNHATAKIRDAVASGNMSIDKGYKETMRARRQDKARELPPLTGTELQDLKESRSEAIKVSIIKMVKLRLEREVQEYPEIGYSLQERNNLRDVISSEIGNLIADMLPGENENEQ
- a CDS encoding PD-(D/E)XK nuclease-like domain-containing protein, with protein sequence MTDLSFIIHEPATEYHARSRNGEFMSSHLLADFRESPALYRRKVSGEITESESSAFVMGRAAHCLILEGRNAFDREYVVTDGPINPRTGESYGRNTKAFAEWAATQEREIISGKDFSFLLKLQRGVWLHPLASELLADGIAEGVVRAEYCSVPCQIRMDWFSMKSGLVDLKTCDTLRWFESDCHRYGYIQQLAFYRAILRIVTGKNFPVHIIAVEKNEPFSAGVWKLTDELLDLAELSNKSALERFRACCISGVWPTGYEDLRIIDTL